The genomic segment cgggtctttccagtacaaatgagggactgcaggttgagctgtcaaaaagagGGGACTGtcccctctaaaaatgggacattgggaggtatgcatatgtaGGTGAGGTTTTTCTAAACCCCAGGGATTGAGttggccagctaggctgggtccttttttcCCAGAGTAGGGACCTTTTTCCCAGAGGGGAACTGAAAGGTTAGGCTCAAGATTAGGCAGAGTTTAGGAttagggagttgctgggagtaaGAACTCCTTGCCCAGGCCATCTATAACAGCTTATagtaacaaagcaaatattaatatagcagcaataaaatatatcatgcaGAGTCTTGTAACAGGAACAATGGGACAGGGGCCACACTGTGCCACCTAGTGACAGTTTTAGAGCTCCTAAAGGGACATTATTGCAGTAGAACTAGAACTAAGCTGATGAAGAGAATGGATGGTATCCGgtgtggccaaattggggttgttcatagTTACATGATCatgaactatgtataaatatactagggggaccatacaataaactctctgatgctttattcaccagtatatccttccagcagacacaagggacCCACTGAGATTAGATGAAAGGAGATTCCATCTTAACATTTGGGAAGGGTTTGTtactgtgagagctgtgaagttgtggaattctctcccagaatcagttgtaatggcagatttatcagataGCTTTGAGAAAGGGTGGGATGACTTTtaagcaagtgagaaaatataaGGTTACTGACATTAGCTCAGtacaggttgatccagggactggtccgattgcccccatatgtaaaaattcactatgttttcccaggagcagtaaactctacctgctgattggttgctatgggttactgccctgggcaaacgtaatgccttttattacataaccccattggaACCAAGAAGGAATTTAATTCTCTCTCGACTGGAAATAAAAATGGCTCTGGACATTTGGTTTTAACCTCCTTCTGGATCATGTAGCACTTAGGGAGCCTTCATCTGGTTCCTATTGTAACTGCGTTTAGCATTGGTGTtttgaaatgtaacaaaaaaaattgtgattggtcatttttatcaCAGGCACTGATTAAACAGAGCTGGATTTCCAGTTCTCAGGCAAGAGTCTTTTTTAAGTTCTCTGCCAAACCCCTCACTCTTCTTTGTAGCTTGGGTGCCTCCCTTTCTCGGATTGCTTAGTTGATTGACAAGTCACCAAAGCTCTTTCAGCCAAAATGAAGGCGACGATTTCTGTTCCTCTAGAGGCCCCTGTTCCCATCTAACATGCTTCTCACTACATCTTTAATGCAATACAATTTGTAGTTGTTACTGTACTTCAATGAAAGCCAAGTGCAAAAATACTGCAGTACTTATCTGGGAAGCTGCAGTAGGAATCGAGATGGAGGGATCCCTAATGTGGGGGAACATCTAATGTATATGTCCATACAGCCCTTTAGCTACtttttagcaaccaataagaaaatGGGACCATGGACCCTGGATAAAGAGAAAATCTGCATATCAGACTACTAAATGCAGGCCCCCacttgcaatagttcccctttaatcttttctCCTGGTTTTCATAGGGTCTATCATTCATTAGGGATATGTCTTGCCCAAAATACAAGCTGCAAGtgagacacaggagagaagcATCCAAAGAGCAACCAGTAGTAAGAGTCCATATATAAAAAAGCAATATGTGAAATCATTGCTGCTAATCAATGGAGGGAACCTGATACTCATTTAACGTCagacaataaatagaaataacatgTTAGCActacaaatacacacaaatatgtGGATAGTAGGCACAAGTCATTTTACAGTACAATAGTTACCATCCCACCCACATAATCCACAACTGAAATACACTCAAGGCTAAGTACAGGGGACAGACCAGGGAAAGGAATCCCTTTTAATGTTGCAGGTTAAAACCAGGGCCTGATTTACTAAGTAGCACTAATTCCTCCATGTAACAGAGTTGCGTCATATACTGTCAAACCAGACAGAAGGACTTGGTTTATCTGGACAATAATGTTTAGTAGTGAAAGGCTCTGGGAGTAGAATGAGGATCTTCTGGCTTAGACCAAAGATGGGAAAGTCTGGATGTATAAAAACGGTAGGCCTTGAGAAGCGGAAGATCCTGTAGGAAAGGGGCAGGAGGAGTGGGCTAGAAGAGTAAGGAATAAATACAGTCACACATGCAGGATCTCCAGACCCTTTGTAATAAACAGCAATCCAGTCAAGCTGGGTGCTTGTCCACTGCACATTGATTTCTTTCTCTGCTGTGTATGCCAATATGGGACCCTCAATGGATCTTGGCATCTGCTGAATATCCCAGATAAGGACCTGATGATCATCGTCTGCAAAGGAAACAAGCATATTTCCTGATTGGATATCACATAACTAACAGGACACCGGCCAGTTCATGGATATACCTAatttatatgtaatattttttcaGTGGCATATAAAATACCTATAAAACCCATTTACATTACAGGTGTGCAAAATTCCAGGCCTGTGTGTGTGCTGCAAGGTGAAATGATACACGCAAACGTACACTTGGGTAATGTATTGCAGTAAAGCCCAAGTAAGAAGCTCACCTGCGATACAGTGgaaagcaggaaaaatgcagcatgttgcgtctcaacctgcgtttagCGCCTACACGCACccttgtgagtacagccccattgaaaaaaacgtaatgcgtctatttctgcgctcccctgcggctgaacgcagaaaaacagaacacaggggagcgcagctacaaccgctcgtcagtaagagccctaagagttcCCCCTCCTCACCTCCATTCCATCCATGGCCATCGTTGCCAGATAGTTGGGATCTTGCTTGTTCAGCACAGTCGAAGCAACAGATTATGATGCtggatacattatattataaatacaggaGAGCCGGAGAAAACACCGCCTGAAACTCATTCATGATATATTCCATAGATACCTTCCCATTATCTTGTGTTTCAGTCCAATAAAGTAAGGacttccagtggcgtaactagagtttgtggggcccccctgcagaggAACTTTCAGGGGCCCCCCGGCGAACAACTTTTGGTGCCCTCTCCATTTATATTAATTGGTGGAAAAGCCaacaataaatatacactttttctttttgaagtaaGAATAACATATATGGAATTTATTGAAAACTAAATtagataaaggaaaaacaaactgaACAAGGGCTGAAGAGTTTGATCATTGTCTGCTAGCTAGATAATTTGGGCCCCACTTATCCTACCCATGTGCAGTTctatgtaacataataaaagagaATCGCTGccagagggaaaagggagggggcagaaGGGAACGGAGAAAAATGGAACagctaaaacaaagaaaagttatgagaacacaaaagaaaaacatagacAAACATAAAATAGGGAAGCAATTCCATGTAGAATACCCtgcagaattcatattagaatggcacagaggcaactccatgtataatatccccagaattcatagtagaatggcacagaggcaattccatgtacaatactcCCCAGAATTTGGGGATGAAAGGCAATTCCATgttataataccccccagaattcatagtgaatggcaaagaggcaattccatgtataataccccccagaattcatagttaGAATGGCAAagagcaattccatgtataatacccccaggaATTCATAGAagaatggcaaagaggcaatttcatgtataataccaccaggaattcatggtagaatggcacagagacaattctttgtataataccccccagaattcatattagaatggcacagtggcaattccatgtataataccccccagaattcatagttgaatggcacagaggcaattccatgtataataccccagaattcatagtagaatggcacagaggcaattccatgtataataacccccataattcattttagaatggcacagaggcaattccatgtataatacccccagaattcatggtagaatggcaaagAGACAATtccacaaatacaagagtcctctgcactcaacccattatcaatatatttaagacaagagacattttgtgcattctgctactgaaaaatgccttaccctttaaacaaaacagggattgtttgtccatatattgcaatatatgtaagctggccaactacgtcaaagtcatcccatatctggccagtcctacgctcaattttatctgattcattaagaattctattgcttattAAGGGAAAATGGCAAAGTGATATTCCTGATTTAGATGAAGAAAAATGGAAGGACGCTCTCAAGTTAGTCACTGAGCTATCTATCTCTATGAGGGAcaggtttatacaaataaaattcttGAATAGAGTCTATTTAACTCCCTACCGATTGgctaaaatttatgaaaatgtttcagaCCTATGTTCCGACGTGGCAGAGAGGAACGGGTACCTTATTTCATGTATTTCTGGACCTGTCCGGTAATCCAGGGATTTTGGAGTGTTGTACTGTCAATTCTTGAATGAAAAACTCGCATTGCCAAGTATTCGTTCACCGGGAAAATTGTTATATTGGGAGATAACGGGTGACCTCCAGTTACGCTCCTACTCTAGACTTTGTTACCTACAGCTCTTATATTTTGCCaagaaagccatattaatgcattgGAAGTCACTTTACCCTCCTACACTGCAATATTGGCAAAAGCTGATAAATGATTCTCTCTCAaatcagaaactgacctatctgTCAAGGGGCTGCCCTGAAAAATTTGATGCTGTCTGGGGTACCTGGTTGACAGTACAAACAGGTTAACTACAAGtattctaatataatatatatgccaGTCTGTACCTTACCTCCCCTCCCCCTTCCTTCACAACTTTCTTTTCTAATATCTATTTcttctctctctacctctactattcatattgtgtatgttgaatgtttgaaaattttaaaataaaaacttttaaaaaaaagaattctattgcttcattttacaaagtgaaGTTTttacttactagctgctttcaaagtaaaactcccatacttggctgcccttttattagacaccagtggaatcacctgactatagctgggaagggtgggagctgttttgtctaaagggtaaggcatttttcagtagcagtatgcacaaaatgtctcttgtcttaaatatattgataatgggttgagtgcagaggactcttgtatttgtctatatgtattttgtggtcacagcctcattgcccccccgcctaatggttttaaaaaatagtggtgagcacaactttcccttgtttgttatagttataccggagcagtgaccagctccatgttgtagctcccacccttcccagctatagtcaggtgatcccactggtgtctaataaaagggcagccaagtttgggagttttactttgaaagcagctagtaagttgcaggtaaaacttagtccctttgtaaaatgtataatgaagcaatagaattcttaatgaatcagatgaaaattgagcacaGGACTGGCctgatatgggatgactttgacgtagttggccagcttaaatatattgcaatataaggacaaacaatccctgttttgtttaaagggtaaggcattttcagtagcaatatgcacaaaatgtctcttgtcttaaatatattgataatgggttgagtgcagaggactcttgtagttgactatatgtattttgtggtcacagcctcattgcacccccgcctaatggttttaaaaaatagtggtgagcacaactttcccttgtttgttaaagagacaattccatgtataacacccccagaattcacattaGAATGGCAcggaggcaattccatgtataatacccccaggaATTCATAGAAGAATCATGGCACATaggcaattttatgtataaaacccccagaattcatgttaaaatggcacagagacaattatatgtataataccccccagaattcatattaaaatggcacagtggcaattccatgtataatagcccagaattcatagtagaatggcacagagggcaattccatgtataataccccagaattaatattagaatgggcacagtggcaattccatgtataatagccccagaattcatagtaagaatggcacagaggcaattccatgtataatacccccagaattcatattagaatggcaaaGAGCATCCATTTAATACCCCCAGATTTAGGCAcgggcaattccatatataataccccccagaattaataTATAGAatgcacagaggcaattccatgtataataccccccagaattcatattggAATGAAAAAGAggcattccatgtataataccctcagAATTCATAGTAAAATGGCACagagtcaattccatgtataatacccccagaattaatagtAGAATGGCATAGTGGCAGATTCACAAATGATACccactgaacacttttttttttatgtacaactgCCTCAGCCAGTGTagaactggcccaccgggataccaggaaaactcccggggggtcccaggtgttagtgggccctcttgtttctaaacatttggcctatttcatggtcattccctatttctttttggggaaaatgcttaataatgggacaatattgtaagtatatataaaagtaggaaaataaagaggttgagtgaggagaggaggaataatagatTGGAACGGTCCACTGTCTTAGGTTTTTCGGTgagcccaaggtctaaggctttctggtggtcctctggcatcccagtccgacactgtcttaTCTACAGTTGCCCAAAGCATAGGGAGCATGTGCTGGGccactgacacttctaacaaaatccaagatcccAACTTTTATCATGATCAggatcaaaaggaaaaaaaacaaaaacaatctttTAGGGTTGCAGAAACTTCCTTACTACATTTTCCCATCCTCCACAAgtaattttaatgtaatatagCTCTATATACAATATAGCTAACGACCACAATCTTCTAATGAACCACAAGAGATGTTTATCCGGCTATGTAGTTGTTTTACATTTCCTAGCAACCTGTGTGCGTGCCCTCCAATTCGTCCAATTGCATCCAATCGGAGCGTTCGGTGACGTCAAGTGGGGCGATTGGTCTGTTTGACGGCGTTCTCTATTTAACCTGGTAATGAAGGTATGGAGTGTTTGTGTTATGCTGCATGGGTTGGGTTTGTTTCCTCGTCCGGGATGCTGACTATAGAAGGATGTGGGGTGCAGAGGATAGTGGGTGCTGACTGGGTCCTGTAAGGATATAGGATGCAGACTGGGTTATAGAAGGACAGTGTTGAATGGGTTATCTAAGGATATGGGATGCAgcctgggttctgtaaggatatggggttctgactaggatatatataaggatatggggtgttgactgggttatataaggataCGGGCTGCTGACTGGGTTCTGTAAGCATATGGGATGCAGACTGGCTTATATAAGGATATGGGGTGCAGAGTGGGTTATAGAAGGATAGGGGCTGCTGACTGGGTTACATAAGGATAGTGTTGAATGGGTAATATAAGGATAGGGGGTGCTGACTTGGTTCTGTAAGAATTTGGGATGCAGACTGGGTTATATAAGTATATGGGGTGCTGAATGGGTTATTTAAGGGATAAAGGGTTGCTGCTTGGGACATATAATGATAAAGGGtgctgactgggttatataaggataGTACTGACTCGGTTATATAAGGATATGGGATGCAGACTGTGTTCCGTCAGGATATGGGGTTCTGACtaggatatatataatgatatggggtgctgactgggttatataagcAAATGGGATGCTGACTGGAATATACAAGCATATGGGCTGCTTACtggcatatacataaatatggggTGCCGACTGGATAATACAGGGATATGGTATTCTGGGTGGGATATTTAGAGTAAACACGTACGAGGGCTATTTCAGGGATGTGTGGAGGGAATAGGAGAATTGCTGGTATAATCCCCTGTCAGTCCCAGTAATGCCCGGTTTGGCATCATCTTCTCACAGGTACAGTGCAATGGTGAGACAGTTTCCTGTAAGTGGCCCAGTTGCTATGGCAGACATGCTGGATCCCTACACCTTTGATGCCCCTTCTACATACATTAACTTTAGTTCTTTCCATGAGGATCACAATGCTGACTCCTGGTTCGGTGAGATTCCTTGGGGATCTAGAATGGGAGGGGCGTAGAGTCAAGTATTGGTTGGGAATTGGGTTGGGGGGATCTGTATATTGAATGTGATGAAGTGTTTGGCATGAGTGCTGCTGGAGGTGCAGACTATCCCCTGGGTGAGCCTTCCCCTGGCTGTTTGAGTGCACCCTTGTTTCATTCTTTGTCTGAGGGTTAGAACTCTCCGTATGGCAGCCTCTCTAGTGCCTTGACTCCTCCCTCACATTTGCATAGCTCAGATTTTCTTTGCTCAGACTCCCTGAGTTGCTTAACATTTGGGCAGGCTCCCTACACCAACATACTTATATGTTGTAAGGAGGGACTCTGTATTGTAGATCCTTTTAGCTGTtaactcctgtgtgtgccatgtccTTTGTTTCTGATTTCCAGTGCCCACGTGTGCCCTTTATTTTCTAATAGGAGCATTGCTAGGTGCATAGCTGTACCTTTCTCTCTACCTAAACACATCTGGGCCCTTCATCTCATTCTGGAGCTTCCTCTCTTCTGCCATTTTCATTTGTACATTTAGGCCCTCTTGATCTCTGTTGGTTTTCTCTAATAATCCCCACTTGCTCTACCCCACTCTCCAATCATTCTGCTCTTTCCATGTCTTCTCTTTACAGTACTGCTGCCTGCATATAGGACTTACTTGTGTAGGAAGGGCTACCAATACAAAAATAGCCCTGAACCAagaaattaagtttaaaaaaaactgacacagcCATTGAGAAATTATCTTCATTCAGTTGATGATGCCTTCCAAGGTTGTTTCCATGTCCTACAGCGTGGGACTGGGAACATCTACTCTATAGTCTGCCcattctgattggttaccaaggaTATAAGGGTCACCCCTAATGTCTTTATTGTAACCTAGCTCCAAATGCATGATGtaattgagtgtcagtggcatggGCTCCAGGGCTACTTCACTAATAGTAGTTGTCTGACTTTTAGGTTCAAGCCCCACTTGGAGGTCAGGGCCCTTTGGAAATAAGATTtgatatataaaacattggtgAATTGGGCATTCGCCCATAGTTCCAGCAACATAAGTGCTCACTTCCAGACCCCACTCTCTGATCttctagatattcctggaagTTTAACATAAAATCAAATGGGCATTCACCCCCTAACTGGACATCTATCCAAGTGGCTTGGTGGACTTGGCCTGAGGACCAGTTTATACCACATATGTAATCTGTTGCCAATTTTTGTTCTGCAGACAGAGTGACCAATGCACTTAAGACTCCCCCAAACCAGAGGCCACGCTTTGAAACTTCTGCTGTGAATTCTGGTAAGTgacaaataaatgtgtttctgcTGGGAGTGTAAGGGACCCCAATGCTGATACAGTGCAGCATGAATATATTAGCATGTTCTAAAGAAGCAGCCTTACAATTGGCAGGGGGCATTAGGCTGCTCCAGTTAAACAAGTCTGTTTCCTTTAACAGAACACAAGCGCAAGGTGTTGACAACCCTTTCAAAGGAGGCAGTCTCCAAGAGTACTACACATTTTTGTGATGTGAAATCTccgtaagttttttttttttttgggcttggGGACAATGCTGTATACCTGTGTCACAGTAGTTTGCTTTATCTGTCATATTTTACAGATTCATTAGAAACACTAGACACTGGATGAATAGAATAAGCAGCAGATGTTTTTGATCTTGATTAAGATTATAAGACTacacctgtttaaaggaacagtaacatcaaaaaagtgttttaaagtaatacaaatataatgcagtgttgccctgcactggtaacactgctgtgtttgcttcagaaccactactatagtttatataaattagggaggcaccaaatccaggattgagtttgggattcggcctttttcagcaggattcgtattcggccgaatctatcgcgaaggatttgggggttcggccgaatccaaaatagtggattcggtgcatccctaatacaaataagctgctgtgtagcaatgggggagtaacctgagaaaaggctcaggttacacaacagatagcaaatATACTCTGTAGAAcagggtcagcaacctttactatcaaaagagccattttgccccctcttccactaaagaaaaatagtctggagccgcaaaacataacacagtttataaacttttaaaagttgtaaccttttttttaatgttaactgttacaacaacagaatacaacaaacagaagtgcagtgtttatgtgtaggcctactttgaaataaattaaacactgaatagccctattaaatgctactgttctcatctgtttaatgtgacttctgtttctgaagctccattaTGATTTTCCCTCTGTTGTCTTGCGtgtcttgtcttgagtgtgtgaccgtggtaaggaccatgatgaatcatattgctgcggctcggtcttgcctgtcactcctgggacgtctgtacagccctcgcacctgctggcggcttcctgctaggtggcacttgcttacctcagctagactaatagcactgggctcttatagtagcaaagtaaaaaaacaaaaaaacaaaaaagaaaataaaagcagtccttacaaggactattgggttattacagcagtcagcagatgagatcagaagcagtgcccacagcagctacatacagagcactgcagtagaaggtagattactagtcagcaaagctaactaacctaaactcactgtccctcaaatccctgcagagttctgtccctacaatacagagcagtatcaagtagattactagccagcaaagttaatcaactgtccctcaaatcactaacagctctctccctacactagctcttccaagcacacacaggcagaatgaaaaaacgctgcagggcttcagtttatatatggaagggggagtggtccaggggtgtgggggtggtccaggagggagagcttcctgattggctgccatgtatctgctggtctggggtgagagggcaaaaataagcgccagctaaggcgaacccaaattggcgaacgtcgcgcgacgttcgcgaacattcggcggacgcgaacggccgatgttcgcgcgaattagttcgcgggcgaacagtccgcgacatccctaataaagagccgcatgaggctccggagcctggggttgcctacccctgctgtagaacataatggtgttatctgttatccactatttaacctgtgccatatagccttttttcaatctcCACCCTTGCTTTACAGcagttagtttatataaactatagtagtgtttctgaagcaaacagatcagttttaccagtgcagggcaacagtacacgatattttcattactttaaaacacttacattttttggtgttacttaaaGGCCTACATTTCAAACACTTAAAGTGTTCCTGCACTAAAAAGATTATACAATGAGaagcagtgggtactggcacacaaGCACTTCTCATTTTGCTGCTCCTTCTGttgtttacttctcttttaaaggactaATTTTCCTTTGGcgttttctctgctttttttaaCACACTCCCTCTTCGTATAGGTTCTGCTATGCCATTATTTATCCATCTGTaccctattttttttcctttagataaagcagcatttttacatatattttgttttatgttttgaaaCCTGTAATGTTTAAGGGGTTAAGTTTCCTTTCAATACAGTGAAATCCGATTTCTGCTATGCCATGTTATCTTGCTTTTCTCACCTATCCTCATTTCTCCCTCCAACAGATCAACCAGGCTCATGTCCAGGAAGCATCGGGAAAAGCTTCTCATAAAAATGAGAGAGTCAGATCTTGAGAATGAGCCACCACAGGCTGACTCCCCGCTGTGCAAACTAAAGGGGTATGTATGGCTACTGAAACTTCATCAGCCCCAGTGACTGAACACTTTCCTTCCTGCTGAAGTCTGTAGAAATGATTTGTTACCATTCTCTGCTGGGGCCCAGTAACTCAACCTGCTCAGGAAAGAATATCTGTCTCATGCATGTATGGTGCGGTGGGGGTTTAATGCTCAGCAAAGCTACAAACCACTGATATCAAGATCCATATTGCCCTTTTATGGGAAAAGGCTGCTGGGCTGTTAACTTGGATGCAAATAAAGAATCGCCCTTTTGAAAGGCTCATGTGAGTCACAGCCTTGTCTATCTATATTACCCTAAATACATCCATATATCTTCTCTGATCCTATTATACCTTTGTGGAGAATATATTACAGCTGTGTCCATCCAAGTTGAGGGGAACATTAGTTCAGCACTGCTCCTGACTACATGATTATTACTGTAAAATAACCAACAAGTTGTACAGTGCTGGAGCCTAATGGATTGGTCCCCAGTAGATATGTGTCATTGCCTATTTACATATGTCATACAAGTTTCTTTTCAGGAGTAGGAATGTGCTGGTGAAGCCTAAAATTGCAGAACAGCAAGAGCTTGAGAAGATACAAGAACTTCAAAAGAATCTCAACGAAAATGAGCATTCCATGAAAGCTGCCATAACTAGAGCAGGTGTGTGTACCTGTTGGTGGGAGCGACTATATTTTCCTGACTGTGTACaaaataagatataccctcatactgtactcagaacattccttttgtatttatacatatggtaggGAGGAGCCATATTTCTTCTCATTTGACCAATGCTGTCTAACTGGtgtaatccccctgtattgttcacatctgtaacacctctattgttcacagcccggtactgttcacacctgtacagccctgcactgttcacatcTCATTCAAACTGCTGGAGGGCCACCAGTACTGTgaagcacagtatgaactgttcattttaaagtggtcctgataggtttctgtCTCCTGCAGTAttctgccttccccatgctccctgtgtctgccatactcttcATGCTCTAtgatccttgtgtgtgccatactctgcctgccccatgctccctgtgtgtgccatactctgcctgccctatgttccctgtgtgtgccatactctgcctgccccatgctccctgtgtgtgccatactctgcctgccctatgctacttgtgggacatgagcctggtagcatttgttctgggggtttgttagcatttggaagttattaagggcccctaaggtatttaatcatgtactgtgttatccacaggggaggaggcatatggatttaagggtatgtcttaaaatGACTTTAATGTTTCACATATtcgtgatgagtgatatcccttcagtgagcaccaatcgtttgtttttttgttctttgatgTGCTACCACCCTGAACTTGGATGTGGTCTTAAaaattcttgtggtaacatgggtgtgatttaaagtggaTATGGATTAAACACTGGTAAAACTTAGGGCCTCTGTACCACAGTGttttagacagtacaatatgagggtataactAATTGGCTCTGTGTCTATTGCATggcttaaccccccccccttctgtgtctCAGGT from the Xenopus laevis strain J_2021 chromosome 9_10L, Xenopus_laevis_v10.1, whole genome shotgun sequence genome contains:
- the LOC121398326 gene encoding targeting protein for Xklp2-like isoform X1; this encodes MPGLASSSHRYSAMVRQFPVSGPVAMADMLDPYTFDAPSTYINFSSFHEDHNADSWFDRVTNALKTPPNQRPRFETSAVNSEHKRKVLTTLSKEAVSKSTTHFCDVKSPSTRLMSRKHREKLLIKMRESDLENEPPQADSPLCKLKGSRNVLVKPKIAEQQELEKIQELQKNLNENEHSMKAAITRAGVCTCWWERLYFPDCVQNKIYPHTVLRTFLLYLYIW
- the LOC121398326 gene encoding targeting protein for Xklp2-like isoform X2; its protein translation is MVRQFPVSGPVAMADMLDPYTFDAPSTYINFSSFHEDHNADSWFDRVTNALKTPPNQRPRFETSAVNSEHKRKVLTTLSKEAVSKSTTHFCDVKSPSTRLMSRKHREKLLIKMRESDLENEPPQADSPLCKLKGSRNVLVKPKIAEQQELEKIQELQKNLNENEHSMKAAITRAGVCTCWWERLYFPDCVQNKIYPHTVLRTFLLYLYIW
- the LOC121398326 gene encoding targeting protein for Xklp2-B-like isoform X3, with the protein product MPGLASSSHRYSAMVRQFPVSGPVAMADMLDPYTFDAPSTYINFSSFHEDHNADSWFDRVTNALKTPPNQRPRFETSAVNSEHKRKVLTTLSKEAVSKSTTHFCDVKSPSTRLMSRKHREKLLIKMRESDLENEPPQADSPLCKLKGAHTLSTSWGTWNNKWGKTFTNPLPWIERI